TGATATGTGGCCACCCACACTCAGGTACCAGACTGAAGCCAGACACCACAGACGTATGTTTGGCGCTGAGAGGAGGCAACAGCACTCCAGCTTGAGACTTATCGACTCAGTAAGCAGAACGACCATCTCAGCGAGTGCTCTTCAGTACACGTCCACCCTTCTCCGGCAGAGGACATATGCTGGATCTTAGTCAGCGCGGCATCACTCCCATGCTCAACCCGTGTAACTACACCGAAATCACAGCTTACCACAGCTGGACAAGATTCCATTAGTGCTCTGCAAGGAGTGTTGTCTAGCGCTCACCCGTCACTGCCCTCCCCACGCGTTCCCCTGGGACATTCAGCAGAGGTCTGGGGCCCGGGGAATGCAGTTCCCTGGTGCCACCTGAGCCCACCACCTCTATTCCTCTAGTGACGGTGCCTAGCACTAGCTGTGTCTGTACGGAAGAAATCCTGGTCCTCCATCCTCCGCCCAGCATCTGCACAGCAGTGCTCAGCTTGCTGGAAGGAGCGCCATGAATCTAGCCAAAAGCTTTATGCTCCACCGGGGACCctccttcacatcccagcaaGTGCTGTACCAAGGATAATTAAGCACTAAATTAATGTTATCGGTAAGTGTGCAAGGTTATAAAGATCTCCAAGGCAGCTATAAAAGCAGTGCTAGCAAGGACAATTGGAAGCCCTTTATAACCCAGCTGCGAGCTAGTCACCTGCGCAACTGAGACAGGCCCATAAAGTATTTTACTGAGAAGTCGAACTTCTCCTGCCAGCTCAGCTTCCACGAAACGGAGCCTGGGACCCACCTGGGTCCCGTCGCATACAATGGGAGCGGCTCTGCCCGGGGCCAGAACTGGGCAGAGATTTCAAGCACCCCTTTTACCAATGGAGTAGCTGGGGTAGTTCAATCATGCAGCAGGAACACAAAGGGCAGAAAATGACCCAGGACGAGTAGCCAACCCAGGACGCCTGGCTACTCCCAGACCAAATTCACTCCGTTCTCCTTGCTTTCCTCTTTAAAATGGAGCATGAACATCCCCAATCCCTCCAGAGTCTGGACTATCTAGGCACTaatgagagggggaggggagctgaccACAGAGCAGGGGAACACGACTGGAGTCCAGGAGAAGTGGAGCAAGATTCCTCCAAGAAAACAGGAGGAGGGTGGAAGAGCAAAGCCACATGAACAttcccctctgccctcccagagctggggttgAGCCCTGCTCCCTCTTCAGGGACGGCAGGGGACAGTGGGGCAGCCAGCACCGTCTGCACCCCAGAGCAGCCTGACCCATCGCTCTAGGTGAAGCACACCACACAAATTGCGCCCCCACGCCCGTTTCCTCAGGAGTCGtgtcccccagcagcagcagctggatggGTGGACTGTGTGTTTTGGAGAGGAAAGGGGTGCCAAGCAGGACTGTAGGGCTGGGTGAATTTCATCGAGGGGGCTGAGGGGCACCGATTATGTCTCAGGGCAGTAAAGGGCTGAGCCACAGCACAACCCGTGGCTGGACAAGAGAGACCCAGGTAGAACAGAGGGTCTGGTTGGACTGTTGCCTATCTCCCCTTCAGATGGGGTCCCTAGTCCCTGGGGAAGGTTAGTGCTGCCCCGTGGTCTGAGGGAAGGTGTGGCTGTTACAGCTCTGCCGACCAAGGAACTCTGCGTGCCCCAGATGGCTCTAACCCTCCCAACACTGCTGCTCTCCTTTGCCAGGCCTCCTTCGGCTAAGGGCTGTGGACGGTGGCCGCTCTCCTTAGGTCCCTCAGGCTCACAATACCACAGTCATGATCCGTGCTTCATGTGTCCTGGGCCTGGTCTGTGCCCATCATGCTGCAGTAAGAAGAGCTGCTCTGCCATGGGCTGTCTTGCAGCCAGTCAGTCTCACCCAGCTGGGTGGAGGGAGTGGCGCATGTGTAACCTGCTCACCCACTCAGCGTGGCACTCTTATCTCCTCTAGCCGGGCCCATACACAGGTTAAGCCTGCTGCAGCCTAGGCTGACAGCTCGGATTTGGCTCAAGTAGTAGAAGGTCACGCTTTAAGATCCAGCATCCACACCCCAGGTGTAAGCCCCACTGCAGACAACCTGCCCAGGGCACAGGCACTGCAAGTGGTGGCCTGTATGGGGAACTAGTCTTGGTATTATCAGCTGCCAGTCTCCTTGAGCGAGCCCTGACTGTGCTCCCTTGGCAGCCCCAGCTGTGACAATTCTTTATTTATCGAGCCAGCAGAGCAAGACACTTTCAGAGGGAAGTGGCTAAGTTGAACAATGCTCTTACGGCACAGAACCTCCTGTACGATAAACAGTGTTTAATAAACTGGGCCTGTTTATATTTATGATCTGTTTTCTcaactccctcctcctcctcgctcaGCCATCAAGTGGAGGGAACAACACTGAACAATCAGCCATCAACAATCCAGTGGTGCCACTGACAGCCTGTGGGAATCAAACTGCCAGCATATTAGCTGAACGGAACTACCCAGGAACTTCACCAGGACATGAGTTACACTGGAAAACGGTAGGCTCCTGGTTGGAAGGATTACTGTAATTATAGGTATATTTGTGGCCCAGGAATAGCAGGGATTTGCTCAGGGAAGTTACTTATTAGGATGTTAGTGGAACTTAACAGTAATCTTACAGCCCCAAGGCTCCCAGTGTGCTCTGTGGGGAACACATAGGGATCACTGCAGCTACCTCTAGGGTGGAACACACCAACTCTTTAACAGTTCACAGCTGCACAACAGTGTAAGAAAAAGAGTGAAAAACACCTTACCCTATTGAAACATACTGAGGTGATTTAGGCTGGTGGAATGTAACTGCCTGAGTTGAGATCTATGCAGAATGCTGGGGCTTTATTAATAGGATCTTTAATGATCTCAAGCAGTCAGGACCTCTATTTCCATTTCAGCTGGGACTGCATCTCTGGCAGCATAGCACCCCCTGGTGCCATGCTGGGCACTAGCTCCATGCTGACTCAGAGAGAAGAGCACCACCTACCAAACCATGCACATCACATCCCCTCGCTCCCAGGGGTCCCTTGGAGGTCTGTCATACAAGCAGCTGGCAGGACTGCAGACAGAGTAGAGATGCACATGGAGACGAGGAGCCAGATTCTCCAGCAGCATATAGGGGCAAGGGAGAACTCCCAGCATAAGCAGCCCCACACTACCATACTCCTCAGCCCCCAGTGTTGGTGGCATGCCAGGAGTAGGAGGGAATGCAGGGATTTGGGGCTGCTGAGCAGTGCAGGGGAGGCTGCCATAAGACCAACCCTTTGGGCTACTCCAGGTTACGGTGAAGGTTGCTTCcgtccctgcagcagcccagagtgCAGGCGATGTGAAGCCAccttttcccccctgctcctcccaggcTGCACCTTCTAAGCGGGGTGTCTCCCACAGGCCAGAGTCTGCCCCTCTATGGACGCAGGTGTCCAGCTGGTGGAATGATTTGTCACGCACTCCCCTTGACTCGGCCCCAGGTCCCCCTGCAGCGTGGCACATCAGAGAGACTCAGATCAGTCAGTGAGGGCCAGATTCCTGCAGCATGGCGTGGAGGCCAGGAAGAGGCCAAGAAGccaaaggaaagacaggaagacaGCTGCCTAGGCAAGCTCTGGGCCCCTTGACAGGCTGGGCTGGCGTCTAGGGGGAAGATTTGGTTCAGTCCTCATTTTCCAGGACCACTTTCACCCTTCTCTAGGTTTTATCTGGGAGGCCAAAGCTCCAGCCTGAGGATCTGAGTTCTGGATGCCCAGGGCTGTTGGGCAGTAGGCCCATCCCCGCCATAACGCCTGCCCGGCTCACCAGTGATGGTAACGGAGGCGTGGGTCTCCTGCTGCAGCACGGGGTTCCGCACCAGGCAGGAGTAGGTGCTGTTGGGCTCCAGCACCACCTGGAGGACGCTCTGCACGTCAAAGAGCCCTTCCTCATTGGCCACCTGGGAGGTGGTGACGTTCTCTGTGATGTTGTTGCCCTGGCCATCCTGCCAGAGTACCGTGGCCGCAGGGTAGCCGCGGAAGGTGTGGCAGGTCACTGTCACTAGGTCCCCTGGCTTCAGGTTCTTGCTGGGCTCCAGGTTCAAGTTGGGCTTGGAATACAAAGCTGAAAAGGAGAGGAGAGCCGGTATGATGCAATGGAAGTTAGCCAGCTGGCCAGAGGTGGGCGCTGATGAATAATGCAAGgtcatttccccttcctcccccatggCCTTCCCACCCCATAGTCATCACACCACTGGGACCCAGGGCAccattcccaccccaccccttccctgcacctcAGAAATACAGCAAAGGGCATGCTAGGATAACTTTCCCACAATGCTCTCGGCTGGGAGGCCATGGAGAAGCTGACCCACGGagctggagatgggggagggagctgcagaTGCCCCAGATAGCTTAACAGCCTGCCAGGCAAAACGCTGAGCTGTGCAGGAACACCCCACAAATTGCAACCCCTCTGCGCCCTCTTGCTGGGCATTGGTTTGGCTCATGGCATCTAACCCCCAACCCAATATACATGACACCTATTCACTCTAATGGGACCTGGGGGCTGAGAACgtaccccctctcccctccccatagcGTGTTTCTGTGGACAGCAAACAacgacaaattggaggattgggccaaaagaaacctgatgaggttcaataaggataaatgcagggtcctgcacttaggacggaagaacccaatgcacagctacagactagggaccgaatggctaggcagcagttctgcagaaaaggacctaggggttacagtggacgagaagctggatatgagtcagcagtgtgcccttgttgccaagaaggccaatggcattttgggatgtataagtaggggcatagcgagcagatcgagggacgtgatcgttcccctctattcgacattggtgaggcctcatctggagtactgtgtccagttttgggcgccacactacaagaaggatgtggataaattggagagagtccagcgaagggcaacaaaaatgattaagggtctggaacacatgacttatgaggagaggctgagggaactgggattgtttagtctgcagaagagaagaatgaggggggatttgatagctgctttcaactacctgagaggtggttccaaagaggatggttctagactattctcagtggtagaagatgacaggacaaggagtaatggtctcaagttgcagtgggggaggtttaggttggatattaggaaaaactttttcactaggagggtggtgaaacactggaatgcgttacctagggaggtggtagaatctccttccttagaagtttttaaggtcaggcttgacaaagccctggctgggatgatttaattgcggattggtcctgctttgagcagggggttggactagatgacctcctgaggtcccttccaaccctgatattctatgattctatgattctatgatctagcaCATCAGAGGCCAGGGCGAGCCAAGGGGGACTGGCAGGCTGAGGCCATCCCTTCACATCTCCAGGCTGGGCGGCATCAACGACCCAGCTGCCATGACTGCATCCCCATGAGGGCTAACTGCACTGGGCCGGCTACAGGATTTTggtgcagtggggaggtctaggttggatattgggaaacactattttactaggagggtggtgaagcactggaatgggttacctagggaggtgatggaatctccatccttagaggtttttaaggcctggcttgacaaagccttggctaggatgatttagttggtgttggtcctgctttgagcagggggttggactagatgacctcctgaggtctcgtccaaccctaatattctatgattctgtggtgcAGTTGTTTAGCCGAGCCCCACAATGGATTCCTGGGGCTTAGCCGAGCCCCACAATGGATTCCTGGGGCTAGCAGCTTTCCCCAGGGGAGGGAGGTCAGGCAGGCTATCCAGATAATTTAAATTGTCCCCATCCCCACAGCATCTGAGAGGGGATCCCCGGGGCAGGGGAGTACAGCGAGACGgggtagagatgggcccaaattgCCAAAGTGGGGGAGCCCCACGTCTAACCCTTCCCAGACCTGGGGAGGTTGAATTTTGGGTTCAAGCTGAGCCCTTACTGAAAGAGAGAATCACAAAACTCAGCTCAGGACCCTGAACCCTCCTagcccccacccacccatggctgggctctgggtcaggcaagaggggaaagagacaggaaCCGTGTAGGAAAacaggggaagggatggagtgggagagagggggacTATGGGGAGCAGGACAGCAGGtgctgtgggaaggcagagggtgAGGGGATGAGACACTAGATTGCAGGGCGAACCTGGGGTAAGCCCCAGGTGAGCATGGCTCTGCCAGGGGACATAGGGGCTGGGCCTGCCCAGGTGTCTCTCCACAGCCAGCACCTCCTCCCGTCTCTCACCGGCCACCTGTAGTGTCACCGCCGCGCTGCTGTAGCTATGGACCCGGACAAAGCAGGTGAAGCTGCCCTCATCGGAGATCTGCACCCGCCGCAGCAGCAGCGAGACATTGCCCCGGGGCAGCTCCTCGTAGAAGAGGGCCGTGCGGTTGACATAGCCGCTGCCCTGGTCAGCCAGTTGGTCCCGCCCACTGGCAAAGCTGTGCACCAACCGCTTGGTGTCTGTCAGCTGCCAGATGAGGCTGAGCTCGGCCAGGCTGAAGCTGGTGTCAGGCAAGAAAGAGCAGTGGAGGACGGCGTCCCGACCAAAGAGGGCGATCACAGGGTCATCGGGTACCCGGATATCCACTGagcctggggggagaggagaaaaaggcAAACAGCAGTGAGACACCACTAAAAACACTGCCATGGCACAGCCCCTCCCAGCTCACGGCACCATGCAAACCAGGGCTAGAGGCAGAAGGCCCCTGGACAACAAGGGGGTAACCTCAGCCCAGCTTTCCCTTCCCCTAGACTGGGAGGGGGCCTCTGGGGAGGTCGGGCTTTACCCCCCAGGACCAAAGTGCTGAGGTGCCTTTCCATTTCCTTCTCTGCACTGGAGTCAACAGGCGCTACCCACACCTGGGTTTTGCAGGATAGTGCTGCATATACAGACACAACCATTATGGCCACCCCTGGGGAGGAACATGGCAGCTGCCTGGCAACAGAACATAGCAGTTTAGGGCAGGAAGCAAAGGAGCACTCTGAACCCAGCTGGCACTGCTGGAGGGATTTGAGGAAGGCAAACTACagttagaatttggccaggacaccacaGGTTAACAACCCTGCCTCTTCTGATCCTTAATGATCACAGTGGTCAGGATGTGAGCTCTCACCCAACAGCACAGCATCCCCTGCTGCTGGCCAGTGCTGGCTGTCAGGGAAGAGTGCCCCCTATTGATTCACCGGCACTCTGTTCTGCAGCGCTCTGTTTTGCTTGAAGGTCTCCCATCCCAGCAATGACCCAGccaaccctgcttagcttgtgGGAGCTCTCAGGAATACAGCTCACACTGGTGTGATTGCAGAGAAAGCACCATTAAATCACAGCATCCATACCAAGTCCCTTTGGGTTAGGGCATGCCAGAGCTGAGCCAACACAGTCTGCTGCAGCAAGAGCCAGTCTCAGCAGGCATCACAGAATAGGCACTGTCCCCCACATCTGCACCACTGCTGCCCTCAGCTGGCCACCACCACTAACTGAACCCTCTTCCAATGGTAGAGACCCATGGATGGCGCTGCCCGAGGGGAATCGCAGGGTACGGATCAGCTACCCAAGCCTAGAGGGGACCttctgctctgctcagctcagctcagctcagcgtTGGTGCAGGGTATTCATGGCTGTAACTTCTGCCTGGGCAATGTGCCTGTAAGTCAACCCACACCTTCCTGCCAGCTCTGCGATATTGTTAGCAGCATGCCCTACAGCAAACAACCATCCTCTGCTGAAATCCTCTTCCATTTAGGTCTCTCATCGCCATAGGGCGCAGCCATCCTGAAAGAGTAACTCAGCATTACTAACGAGGGCAGCGGTCTCCTTTTATACCCAGGGCTCCTGCCTTGGCTGTAACAGGAAGGTGCTAGCAGGAAAAAAGAGTCTCCACATATTTTACCCTTGGCTGTGTCTCTGCTGTCAGAGGAATCTGGAGACCAAGCTGACGTTAGAACGCTGTACCGGATGTTATACCAACAAAGATTCAACCCAATTGCTGAAGTGACAATAGAGGTATCGGCCCCAAAACATTATTATTGATATTCCACCAGTGCCCAGTGGCtctagctgagatcagggccccattgtgctaggtgctgtacaatcacatagtgagacagtccctgccccaaagggcttacaagCTAAAGAAAcaagagacaaagggtgggagaggaaactgaggcacagagcagggatatgacttgtccatggtcacctagcaggtcaatggcagagctgagagGAGAGCCCATATCTCCCAAGTGCCAGGACAGTCCTTAGGCACCAGCTATCCTTGGGCATTTAGGGGAACATTCTCAATGACCCATGTTCTCTCAGTGAAGGGTGCATGAAtgtgcatgtgtacacacacacatgtacgCTCACTCTATGTTTTGCTCTAAAGAAGCAACTTGATTCTGGAGGAACACACTCTGTTCTTTTCAACTCTATTGTCACCATTCCAGAACTAACGTGACATTTCCCGTCTGTTCCCTGTggatctctttcccctcccaagaTCTCATTCAAACAACAGACAGTGACACAGCCCTGTGCATGTATCCCCACAGGAAGGAGTCGTTCTGAATCTGGCTTTAATGGCCCTGACCATACTGCCTCAGGATGAATGCAATTTTGTACATTTCATCACTCTGCCAGTTTCCCGTCTTGTGGGGTCTGAGTTAGATGCCCATCTACTTCAACCAGCTTCACAGGTGCAACCATTCCCTGCCTCTGCAATTATCCCAGCTGCCTTTCTCTGGCCTCCTGCCCAGCTCAGGGGCAGGGCGAGCCTGCACAAATGGCACTTGCCCACCGCACGCAGCTCTGCCAGCACAGCTTTTACCAACATTCCCCTGTTTCAAATATGGATTGACAGAAAACAGagatggggagaaagggggaTTTAGAAAATATCCCGACATGAATGAGGCCTGATCTATACtccagagttaggtcgacataaggcagccTACATAGACCTAACTCTGGAAGCGTCTATGCTACAATGTCACTCCCGCCGATGTAACTCACCTGCTacgccaacttaataactccacctctatGAGAGGAATAGCGTTTaggtcgacatacttagatcgatGCAGCATCAgcgtagacactgcattacttatgtCAACTTTAGTGGCCTCCAACAGGTGTCCCGCAATACCCCACACTGCCAGTCTGGTCACCGTTTCGAACTCTGCTGCCCAGCTGCCCTTTTAAAGCCCCatacatttttgaaattccatttcttgTTTGGTCGTCATGGATAGTTCACATAGCAACTGCCCAGTTGACCCTGCTGGCTCCATACAGCAAACATGCTCCTGCCTGGGCTACACTGGAGGAGggggatctcctgggtctgtggggaaaaGAGGCTGTTCTGGCATGGCTCTAATCCAGCAGTAGAAACAGCGACATATAATGAGCAGATCGCCCCAGGGAAAAGGACTagaacagggacccacagcagtgctgtgtgaaagtcaaggagctgtggcaggcataccagaaggcaagggaggcagtcgctctggtgcagagctgcagacatgccgcttctataaggagctgcgTGCCATCCTCGGCAGCGACCCCAAGTTCCCCATGGATACTTCGGGGGAGCTGGAGACACAGGCCCCTGCAATGCACAATGAGCAGGAGATGTtgggtgaggaagaggaggaggagaagtatGGGGGACAGGCAACCAGGGGATCCaggcaaaagcaatttaattactgtaTATCGATGTAACTTAGGTAGACTTAAATTATTAGTGTGAACATGCCCTGAGAAAGAGATTTTTTTAGAGGAAAAAAGAGAGggagtgaaatattttaaaaggaggaaaaacaatGGACTAACTCATACAAGGGGAACACAGGCAAAGGAAGAGAGTGAGGAAAGACATCACAGCCTAGGGAAAAGTGGAGActagagaaaaaggaaagaaggaatcGGCTCGGGAAAGGCAGTACGCCACGGGTTTTATGCTGTAGGAAGTTCGCTTTAGATCCGGCACTTCTCACACTAGGCGCTCAGTGTGGCTTAGATgtt
The nucleotide sequence above comes from Natator depressus isolate rNatDep1 chromosome 10, rNatDep2.hap1, whole genome shotgun sequence. Encoded proteins:
- the CD276 gene encoding CD276 antigen isoform X3, which encodes MPCPLLILVLLVLAPAGSVDIRVPDDPVIALFGRDAVLHCSFLPDTSFSLAELSLIWQLTDTKRLVHSFASGRDQLADQGSGYVNRTALFYEELPRGNVSLLLRRVQISDEGSFTCFVRVHSYSSAAVTLQVAALYSKPNLNLEPSKNLKPGDLVTVTCHTFRGYPAATVLWQDGQGNNITENVTTSQVANEEGLFDVQSVLQVVLEPNSTYSCLVRNPVLQQETHASVTITGQHLTFPAVALWVTVGLAICILGLLGALAYVCRKKIRQSCKEEEENAGMEEQIEDDGEPKTALQPLKSPENKEGNEQEID
- the CD276 gene encoding CD276 antigen isoform X1; this encodes MPCPLLILVLLVLAPAGSVDIRVPDDPVIALFGRDAVLHCSFLPDTSFSLAELSLIWQLTDTKRLVHSFASGRDQLADQGSGYVNRTALFYEELPRGNVSLLLRRVQISDEGSFTCFVRVHSYSSAAVTLQVAGERREEVLAVERHLGRPSPYVPWQSHAHLGLTPALYSKPNLNLEPSKNLKPGDLVTVTCHTFRGYPAATVLWQDGQGNNITENVTTSQVANEEGLFDVQSVLQVVLEPNSTYSCLVRNPVLQQETHASVTITGQHLTFPAVALWVTVGLAICILGLLGALAYVCRKKIRQSCKEEEENAGMEEQIEDDGEPKTALQPLKSPENKEGNEQEID
- the CD276 gene encoding CD276 antigen isoform X2, which gives rise to MPCPLLILVLLVLAPAGSVDIRVPDDPVIALFGRDAVLHCSFLPDTSFSLAELSLIWQLTDTKRLVHSFASGRDQLADQGSGYVNRTALFYEELPRGNVSLLLRRVQISDEGSFTCFVRVHSYSSAAVTLQVAGERREEVLAVERHLGRPSPYVPWQSHAHLGLTPALYSKPNLNLEPSKNLKPGDLVTVTCHTFRGYPAATVLWQDGQGNNITENVTTSQVANEEGLFDVQSVLQVVLEPNSTYSCLVRNPVLQQETHASVTITGQHLTFPAVALWVTVGLAICILGLLGALAYVCRKKIRQSCKEEEENAALQPLKSPENKEGNEQEID